The Myroides fluvii region TTCAAAATAGGGTTGATAAAAGAAGGCCGCTAAGAATAGTGTGGCTAAAAAAGCAACGCGCAAACCGAAATCCTTTCTTGAACTTCTACCTAGGGGAGCTAAGAATCCCATACTCCAATGCTGCGGATTTACATAGCGTACTTTATCGTTTAAATTGGCTTCAGTAAAATTCATATACACCCCATTATTCAGGTGAATACTGCGCTTGGTTACACTCGAACTATGCTGATTGGTCGCAGTCAATTCAAAAGACAAAGACTTAGCATCTAACTCTTTTACGCGGTAAATAACTTTTCCCTTTAACTCATCCATATAGCCTAAAGGATAAATTCGAATAACATCGGCTTGTTTACACTCCCAGCTAATCTCGATCAAATCCCCCATAAAGAAATAGGATTGATTACACGAAAAATGAAGAATTTCTGGTTGATAGTAATCTGTCGTTGTTTGTGTAGGTCTTGCTGTTTGTGTTTTTTCAGTTGCAGTGGTGGATTGAGATCGAAACAACGTTAGATCATAGGCTCTTCGCTCTGCTTCATTACCCAAGACTTCATACGCTTTAATAACGTCAAACAATTTATGTTGATAGGCGGTATTCCCTTGATTCATGTCCGGATGATATTGTTTAGACAATCGTCTGAACGCTTTTTTTATTTCTTC contains the following coding sequences:
- a CDS encoding DnaJ domain-containing protein, whose protein sequence is MRSYYAILEVTPSASPEEIKKAFRRLSKQYHPDMNQGNTAYQHKLFDVIKAYEVLGNEAERRAYDLTLFRSQSTTATEKTQTARPTQTTTDYYQPEILHFSCNQSYFFMGDLIEISWECKQADVIRIYPLGYMDELKGKVIYRVKELDAKSLSFELTATNQHSSSVTKRSIHLNNGVYMNFTEANLNDKVRYVNPQHWSMGFLAPLGRSSRKDFGLRVAFLATLFLAAFFYQPYFEHDGTYSFFCTALIYVLIICSARRLHDVNRHGILSLLLLIPLLNIAFLLILLLLKGEELPNKHGRKPKF